A part of Candidatus Poribacteria bacterium genomic DNA contains:
- a CDS encoding DUF1080 domain-containing protein translates to MRKLNIQWVYACICLGFMLIGHTAQAIRYEFDSDKEIADWELGPQATAAVKDGMLELTVAGGQNSGIYFGEENWTDYRMEVKARKINGPYFHLFVRTQEPAVDFYFMEISYNSHTTSVFMFQGGAANEITGGPRPKRPDSKDTKGGDSYTIVFEIEGETLKTYIDGKLMVETEDKTYDKGRPGLGGRDSTVAYEYVEINGEGIPPTAVEPADKLATLWGELKSK, encoded by the coding sequence ATGAGAAAGTTGAATATCCAATGGGTTTACGCGTGTATTTGCTTGGGCTTTATGCTGATTGGGCATACCGCACAAGCGATTCGTTACGAGTTTGATAGTGACAAAGAGATTGCGGATTGGGAATTGGGACCGCAGGCAACCGCAGCGGTGAAAGACGGTATGCTTGAACTCACCGTTGCCGGTGGTCAGAATTCAGGTATCTACTTTGGGGAAGAAAACTGGACGGATTACCGAATGGAAGTCAAGGCACGAAAAATTAATGGCCCCTATTTCCATCTGTTCGTTCGGACGCAGGAACCCGCTGTAGATTTCTATTTCATGGAAATCAGTTACAACTCACATACAACTTCGGTTTTCATGTTTCAAGGCGGTGCTGCGAATGAGATTACCGGCGGTCCCCGCCCGAAACGTCCCGATTCAAAGGACACCAAAGGTGGCGATTCATATACCATCGTTTTTGAAATAGAAGGGGAAACCCTCAAAACTTACATTGATGGAAAACTGATGGTTGAAACCGAGGATAAAACCTACGATAAAGGGCGTCCCGGTTTAGGCGGTAGGGATTCAACCGTTGCGTATGAATATGTTGAGATTAATGGTGAGGGCATTCCGCCAACCGCAGTTGAACCTGCTGACAAATTAGCTACGCTATGGGGTGAATTGAAGAGTAAGTGA
- a CDS encoding DUF423 domain-containing protein — MQNFFFALGSGLSLLGVVFGAFGAHALRSKLSPEMLETFEVAVRYQMYHSLGLIAAAWAVSQWQNQLTTASGWCFLAGILIFSGSLYILSLTGIRWLGAITPIGGLAFIIGWGCLTIAAIRG, encoded by the coding sequence ATGCAAAACTTTTTCTTCGCATTGGGTTCAGGTCTGAGTCTATTGGGTGTCGTTTTTGGAGCGTTTGGGGCACACGCGTTGCGGTCAAAACTCTCACCGGAGATGCTTGAGACGTTTGAAGTCGCAGTTCGCTATCAGATGTATCACAGTCTCGGCCTGATTGCTGCGGCGTGGGCGGTATCACAGTGGCAGAACCAACTCACGACGGCATCGGGATGGTGTTTTTTGGCAGGTATCCTGATCTTTTCGGGGAGTCTTTATATCCTTAGTCTCACAGGCATTCGCTGGCTCGGCGCAATTACGCCCATCGGTGGGTTGGCATTTATTATCGGTTGGGGCTGCCTGACTATCGCTGCGATTCGCGGGTAA